One Lentimicrobiaceae bacterium genomic window, TACATCCATAAACTCATACAATGCATAAATAGGGGTTGAAATTTTAAGTTTGCGGGTGCTGAATGCTTTGGAATATTCACTCATATAGGGTTTGATTTCTTTAAATGCTTCTTTGTAGATTACCTGACTGCCCGGTGTAAGCATTTGCCTGAGCAGGGTGGTATCGGCACGGGCAAAAGCATCTTCCACCGTTTCAGCCGCTTGTTTCGGATCGCCTGTATCCACATTGGTTTCAGCAATGGCTGCTTCCGTAACCGTATCGTCCACTGAAACAATACCCGGAATATCAGTACCTGTCAGTTCTCCACTGCCCTTACCTGAAATACGCCCATCGTCGCCATAAAAATACAGGGCCGTTAGTGCAGCCACTATCAGCAGAACAAGCACCAGCAGCGATTTCCAGACACATCCGCCTTTCTTTTTTGGGCGAACCACCGGCGATACCGGCGGAGTGGCATAAACAGGAGGTGAAGAAGGGCCAGGCTTTGGCGCAGATTTAACCGGAGGATTGGCAGAATGAGCGGCAGGGGGTGTATGGCTGCTTACCTGACTTGCTGCAGAAGCACCGCAATGCGGGCAAAACTTTTCGTT contains:
- a CDS encoding zinc-ribbon domain-containing protein: MSFCSNCGNTLKAGAKFCNKCGAQMRIPDSGACPVCRRPVAGNEKFCPHCGASAASQVSSHTPPAAHSANPPVKSAPKPGPSSPPVYATPPVSPVVRPKKKGGCVWKSLLVLVLLIVAALTALYFYGDDGRISGKGSGELTGTDIPGIVSVDDTVTEAAIAETNVDTGDPKQAAETVEDAFARADTTLLRQMLTPGSQVIYKEAFKEIKPYMSEYSKAFSTRKLKISTPIYALYEFMDVNGKKYTAEFALSDDGQWKLVRF